In a single window of the Spartobacteria bacterium genome:
- a CDS encoding response regulator, which translates to MANLSMLVVEDESVTRKLMTHYLAPYGTCDAAEDGNKALDIVRDKLKRDGRSYDLITLDISMPGMDGQTCLREIRKLEREHRIDASDTARVLMTTLKNDPKNIMQAFQNQCEVYLVKPVTKEHLIEQLVELGLIDE; encoded by the coding sequence ATGGCGAATTTAAGTATGTTGGTCGTAGAAGATGAAAGTGTGACACGCAAACTGATGACGCACTATCTAGCACCATATGGCACATGTGATGCGGCGGAAGACGGGAACAAAGCCCTGGACATTGTGCGAGATAAACTGAAACGCGACGGCAGATCCTATGATTTAATTACATTGGATATATCCATGCCGGGAATGGACGGCCAAACTTGTCTGCGCGAAATTCGCAAGCTGGAACGGGAGCATCGCATTGATGCCTCCGATACCGCACGTGTATTGATGACGACATTGAAAAACGATCCCAAGAACATTATGCAGGCCTTTCAGAATCAATGCGAAGTGTATCTGGTTAAACCAGTGACCAAAGAGCATCTCATTGAACAACTTGTGGAACTAGGTCTCATCGATGAATAA
- a CDS encoding aminoacetone oxidase family FAD-binding enzyme: protein MEQKPCDIVIVGAGAAGLMAAVQCAEWGLKPLLIERKHQPARKLLMCGNGRCNLTSQLSAEQMLHDIGDPVQSFVRPALEAFPPRAIMGWFEKNGLPLIVHKDQRVFPASEKGTHVLHCFNDLLKKYEMQLITNCSVDSLQQQGDVWLVDCGGFSVQAKHVLLATGGVSYPKTGSVGDGQKIAAQLGHKVSPFRAGLVGFAAPESWMTQADDISFSGTICSICGKDGRVLAETEGEVRLMKWGMIGPAVINASRLIARNKWDGVSFSIDLMPRDGENDVVSRWNDRLAKEQGLTWETLLQREGIPREIAASFCSAVLQLRPNQQVASASGDVLKKAAHGMKNWHIVPGASRSLKEAMVTIGGIALSEINPETMASKKNGGLYFAGEVMDVDGPTGGYNLSIAFATASLAVSAMARSMGIQKKPVEKCEGKQFNQNFKGHTGGGRQRYSSGSPDKPRVKGRSSRNRRR from the coding sequence ATGGAACAGAAGCCATGTGATATAGTTATTGTCGGTGCCGGTGCGGCAGGTCTCATGGCCGCTGTACAATGTGCTGAATGGGGATTAAAACCGCTGCTGATCGAAAGAAAACATCAGCCGGCGCGTAAACTGCTTATGTGCGGCAACGGTCGTTGCAATCTTACTTCTCAGCTTTCCGCAGAGCAGATGCTGCACGATATCGGTGATCCCGTGCAGTCCTTTGTCCGGCCCGCACTGGAGGCCTTTCCGCCCCGGGCGATTATGGGCTGGTTTGAAAAAAACGGACTGCCGCTTATCGTGCACAAGGATCAACGCGTCTTTCCCGCATCAGAAAAGGGCACCCATGTGCTGCATTGTTTTAATGATCTTCTAAAAAAATATGAAATGCAGCTGATTACGAATTGTTCCGTGGATTCACTGCAGCAGCAGGGGGATGTATGGCTGGTCGATTGCGGGGGCTTTTCTGTTCAGGCAAAACATGTTCTCCTGGCAACGGGCGGAGTCAGCTATCCAAAAACCGGTTCCGTGGGCGATGGACAGAAAATCGCCGCACAGCTGGGTCACAAAGTGAGTCCCTTCCGGGCCGGGCTGGTTGGATTTGCCGCCCCGGAATCCTGGATGACTCAGGCGGATGACATATCCTTTTCCGGAACAATATGTTCTATCTGCGGAAAAGACGGTCGCGTACTGGCCGAAACCGAGGGCGAAGTGCGACTGATGAAATGGGGGATGATCGGACCCGCCGTGATCAATGCCAGCAGGCTCATCGCCCGCAATAAGTGGGATGGCGTATCTTTTTCCATCGATTTGATGCCGCGCGACGGCGAGAACGATGTTGTCTCACGCTGGAACGATCGCCTCGCAAAAGAGCAGGGGCTGACATGGGAAACGCTCCTTCAGAGAGAAGGCATTCCGCGTGAAATCGCGGCGTCCTTCTGCTCGGCTGTACTGCAGCTTCGTCCGAACCAGCAGGTCGCATCGGCCTCCGGTGACGTCCTCAAAAAGGCGGCGCACGGCATGAAAAACTGGCATATTGTTCCCGGGGCGTCGCGATCCCTGAAAGAGGCCATGGTCACGATTGGCGGCATTGCTTTATCCGAGATCAATCCGGAAACCATGGCATCGAAAAAAAATGGTGGTTTGTATTTTGCCGGCGAAGTGATGGATGTGGACGGTCCGACAGGCGGGTACAATCTATCTATTGCCTTTGCTACAGCATCGTTAGCCGTGTCGGCCATGGCCCGGTCCATGGGTATACAAAAGAAACCGGTTGAAAAGTGCGAGGGAAAGCAGTTTAATCAGAATTTTAAAGGGCATACAGGCGGTGGTCGTCAGAGATATTCATCCGGTTCCCCTGATAAACCCCGGGTCAAGGGACGGTCGAGCCGCAACAGACGAAGATGA
- the malQ gene encoding 4-alpha-glucanotransferase, with protein sequence MWKTTRDSGIILHPTSLPSPYGMGDIGPQARLFADMLVEAGQNLWQILPLGPTSYGDSPYQSPSTFAGNPMLISFDDLVEAGLLSRDVLDAFPDFPQGTIEYGPVLQERQKVLGIVCQNFDKKASPEIKKRYTSFCRKQNYWLDDYALFMAIKEAHGGGSFTGWPSELIRREEKALKSAKRKYAKSVKRIKIQQFLFADQWARLKQYCNERDIQIIGDVPIFVAHDSADVWASPELFYVDASTGRLKVQAGVPPDYFSATGQLWGNPLYDWDYHKAHGFEWWQRRLKKCFELVDFVRIDHFRGFAGYWEVPANAENAINGRWVKAPGQELFETLREKMGDARIIAEDLGVITPDVEELRDNFELPGMRVVQFAFGFDEQAEAFRPHNYPENCVAYTGTHDNDTIRGWFNSQAGENSTRTQKEIDQERWLVCEYVHTDGTEIEWDMISVVFHSRANTALAPMQDLLGLGSESRMNVPGCPSGNWTWRFQWDQLLPERKERLRAITESSGRMHR encoded by the coding sequence ATGTGGAAAACAACACGAGATAGCGGTATTATATTGCACCCGACATCACTGCCCAGTCCCTATGGGATGGGGGATATCGGCCCGCAGGCGCGCTTATTTGCCGATATGCTGGTAGAAGCCGGTCAAAATTTATGGCAGATACTACCTTTGGGACCAACAAGTTATGGCGATTCACCATACCAGTCGCCATCAACGTTTGCAGGGAATCCCATGCTTATCAGTTTCGACGATCTGGTAGAGGCAGGACTGTTGAGCCGCGATGTGCTGGATGCCTTTCCCGATTTCCCGCAGGGAACCATTGAGTATGGACCAGTGCTTCAGGAAAGACAAAAGGTGCTGGGCATCGTCTGTCAGAATTTCGATAAGAAGGCATCGCCCGAAATTAAAAAACGGTATACGTCCTTTTGTCGTAAACAAAATTACTGGCTTGATGATTATGCCCTGTTTATGGCCATCAAAGAAGCCCATGGCGGCGGTTCCTTCACCGGATGGCCGTCGGAACTGATTCGTCGCGAAGAAAAGGCTCTTAAATCAGCGAAACGTAAATATGCCAAGTCCGTGAAGCGCATAAAAATTCAGCAGTTCCTTTTTGCGGATCAATGGGCCCGTTTGAAACAGTATTGTAATGAGCGCGATATTCAAATTATCGGCGATGTGCCTATTTTTGTCGCCCATGACAGTGCCGATGTGTGGGCCAGTCCTGAATTGTTTTACGTGGATGCCTCCACCGGTCGGCTCAAGGTGCAGGCCGGCGTTCCGCCCGATTACTTCAGTGCCACAGGCCAGCTCTGGGGCAATCCGCTCTATGACTGGGATTATCACAAAGCGCATGGCTTTGAATGGTGGCAGCGCCGTTTGAAAAAATGCTTCGAACTGGTGGATTTTGTCCGCATCGATCATTTTCGCGGTTTTGCTGGATACTGGGAAGTGCCCGCCAACGCCGAGAACGCCATTAATGGGCGATGGGTTAAAGCTCCCGGACAGGAACTGTTTGAGACGCTGCGCGAAAAAATGGGCGATGCCAGAATTATCGCTGAAGATCTCGGCGTGATCACACCCGATGTGGAAGAGCTGCGGGACAACTTCGAACTGCCTGGTATGCGCGTTGTTCAATTTGCTTTCGGGTTTGACGAACAGGCAGAAGCCTTTCGCCCGCATAATTATCCGGAAAACTGTGTCGCCTACACCGGCACCCATGACAACGATACGATCCGCGGCTGGTTCAACAGTCAGGCCGGAGAAAACAGCACAAGAACGCAAAAAGAAATCGATCAGGAACGCTGGCTTGTGTGCGAGTATGTGCATACCGACGGAACAGAGATTGAATGGGATATGATTTCCGTTGTTTTTCATTCCAGGGCGAATACGGCACTTGCACCCATGCAGGATTTGCTGGGACTCGGTTCCGAAAGCCGCATGAATGTGCCGGGATGCCCCAGTGGAAACTGGACGTGGCGCTTTCAGTGGGATCAGCTGTTGCCTGAACGCAAAGAACGGCTGCGGGCCATTACCGAATCGTCCGGTCGCATGCATCGGTAA